One genomic window of Salvelinus alpinus chromosome 17, SLU_Salpinus.1, whole genome shotgun sequence includes the following:
- the LOC139542528 gene encoding myoD family inhibitor domain-containing protein-like — protein sequence MIILDQRSSCQTFLSCLIGYGPDQYGVCLVLQVYRALKCKLCFIHTGGSRGFTSIGWFFLFVNKGKYIFCRPSRSLFQMTTQPRTSKNEPDHVKTGRDQSPFLEGDVSRPTNSGVMSSNKVVVSGVRRLSTISEHEPDKVDTDLSSQDPMGGREWGGSSFSLCSNKHINNSSDRFSSFESHQPDAGDDCAAILLACLYCRFYDIVVMVPDTCERAVSRCFPSFKYLNASREQERGSGWCNCNVELDCSCCDSCQEGAELLELAMEISEVCYR from the exons ATGATTATACTTGACCAAAGATCATCCTGTCAAACGTTTTTGAGCTGCCTGATTGGCTATGGCCCGGATCAATATGGGGTGTGTCTTGTCCTGCAAGTTTACAGAGCACTGAAATGCAAGCTGTGCTTCATCCACACAGGAGGGTCCAGAGGCTTTACAAGTATTGGATGGTTCTTTCTATTTGTGAACAAAGGGAAATACATTTTTTGTCGGCCTTCCAGAAGTTTGTTTCAG ATGACCACACAACCAAGGACCTCTAAAAATGAACCAGATCATGTCAAGACGGGAAGGGACCAGAGTCCTTTTCTGGAGG GAGACGTGTCTCGGCCTACAAATTCTGGGGTGATGAGCAGCAACAAGGTTGTGGTGAGTGGAGTGCGGAGGCTGAGCACCATCTCAGAGCACGAACCAGACAAGGTAGATACTGACCTCAGCTCTCAGGATCCCATGGGAGGCCGGGAGTGGGGCGGATCCAGTTTCTCACTGTGTTCCAACAAGCACATCAACAACAGTAGCGACCGCTTCTCCTCCTTCGAATCCCATCAGCCTGACGCCGGGG ATGATTGTGCTGCCATTCTGCTGGCCTGCCTTTACTGCCGGTTCTATGACATCGTAGTCATGGTGCCAGACACATGTGAGAGAGCTGTAAGCCGCTGTTTCCCCTCGTTCAAATACCTCAACGCGTCCAGGGAGCAGGAGCGGGGCAGTGGCTGGTGCAACTGCAACGTAGAACTGGACTGCAGCTGCTGCGACTCCTGTCAAGAGGGAGCCGAGTTACTGGAACTCGCCATGGAGATCTCTGAAGTCTGCTACCGATGA